In a single window of the Pocillopora verrucosa isolate sample1 chromosome 4, ASM3666991v2, whole genome shotgun sequence genome:
- the LOC136280223 gene encoding cholecystokinin receptor type A-like, with translation MNSTATFNSTAAFNSTANDSVAQSVYPYIAEPSLSSFFRLFVLVLITLASVVGNAVVCRAVFLLSYHQLPFSYYLVTNLAAAEMISSLCFPFYFVYDWMQAWPFGEAACKLVFPVQMTTTLVVTYTLALIAARRYRVIGTYRGQLGPLPKRKVFLVLSLLWSAALTVVAPSAVVHRVTKYGTSHFCVALFPGDTTIHAPKHSRYSIVRLFLSYIVPYLIIVISYGAVALRLKRHMARATAARKSDSTEDGTQLQTDEHVCIHLQRLEIVHKSSQKNGSEGNAKYLIAKITNGCCWRQGSLDDRSSRGQTSKRAKHSQHTDANVTDLELDILRMIYVIIISFIICYIPIQVSFIYEQVNGGPSTWPYYAIVRRYMFLLYCLPGAFHPILYGTMSKFYANAFAKLVMCKK, from the coding sequence ATGAACTCTACAGCCACATTCAATTCTACAGCAGCATTCAATTCTACAGCCAACGATTCAGTCGCCCAGAGTGTTTATCCTTACATCGCTGAGCCATCGCTCTCAAGTTTTTTCCGTCTTTTTGTATTGGTGCTTATCACGCTGGCGAGTGTTGTAGGAAACGCTGTGGTCTGCAGAGCCGTGTTCTTGTTGTCTTACCATCAACTGCCTTTCTCTTACTATCTGGTCACCAATCTGGCTGCCGCGGAAATGATCAGTTCGCTGTGTTTTCCATTCTACTTTGTCTACGATTGGATGCAAGCGTGGCCTTTCGGTGAAGCTGCATGCAAGCTGGTGTTTCCGGTGCAAATGACGACCACGTTAGTGGTGACTTACACTCTGGCTTTGATCGCAGCACGAAGGTACCGAGTAATTGGGACATATCGCGGTCAATTAGGGCCACTGCCAAAGAGAAAAGTATTTTTAGTGTTGAGTCTGCTGTGGAGCGCAGCCTTGACAGTTGTCGCACCATCTGCTGTCGTGCATCGTGTTACTAAGTATGGAACAAGTCACTTTTGTGTAGCTTTGTTCCCAGGCGATACAACTATCCATGCACCAAAGCACAGCCGTTACTCGATTGTTCGTCTCTTTCTAAGCTATATTGTTCCATATCTCATAATCGTCATATCGTACGGTGCTGTTGCTCTGAGACTGAAGAGACACATGGCAAGGGCTACTGCCGCGCGCAAAAGTGATTCCACAGAGGACGGAACACAGCTACAAACAGATGAACACGTCTGTATCCATCTTCAAAGACTGGAAATTGTTCATAAATCCTCGCAAAAGAACGGATCCGAGGGTAACGCGAAATATCTAATCGCGAAAATTACGAATGGATGCTGTTGGAGACAAGGTTCCTTGGATGATCGCTCTTCTCGAGGCCAAACATCGAAGAGAGCGAAACATTCGCAACATACAGATGCAAACGTGACAGATCTAGAGCTGGATATCCTAAGAATGATATACGTGATCATTATTAGTTTTATCATTTGCTACATTCCGATCCAAGTTTCGTTTATCTACGAGCAAGTAAACGGCGGGCCATCAACTTGGCCTTATTACGCAATCGTCAGGAGATACATGTTTTTATTGTACTGTCTTCCAGGCGCGTTCCATCCCATTTTGTACGGCACCATGAGCAAGTTTTATGCGAATGCGTTTGCAAAACTAGTGATGTGTAAGAAATAG